A section of the Piliocolobus tephrosceles isolate RC106 chromosome 14, ASM277652v3, whole genome shotgun sequence genome encodes:
- the LOC111532977 gene encoding LOW QUALITY PROTEIN: olfactory receptor 13D1-like (The sequence of the model RefSeq protein was modified relative to this genomic sequence to represent the inferred CDS: inserted 3 bases in 2 codons; substituted 1 base at 1 genomic stop codon), giving the protein MYRFTEFVVSKISVYLNHVLFYTQQAGDLEHMETXVTKLFLVGLSQYPEFQLFLFMLCLIMYLIILLGNSILIIIRILDSRLHTPMYFFLGNLSFLDICYTSLSIPPMLIIFMSERKSISFTVCALLMVVFLGLGSTECVLLAVMAFDRYVAICNPLRYSIIRNRVLYVQMAAWSWITGCLTSLLQTVLTMILHFCGNNVIDHITCEILALLKLVCSDITINVLIMTVTNIVLLVIPLLLIFISYMFILSSVLIINSAEGRKXFSTCSAHSIVVILLYGSALFMYMKPKXKNTNTSDEIIGLSYGVVTPMLNPMIYSLRNKEVKEAVKKVLSRYLHY; this is encoded by the exons ATGTACAGATTTACAGAGTTTGTTGTATCAAAGATTTCAGTTTACCTGAATCATGTCCTTTTCTATACCCAGCAGGCAGGTGACCTAGAACACATGGAGAC AGTGACTAAATTATTTTTGGTGGGGCTTTCCCAATATCCAGAATTCCAGCTTTTTCTGTTCATGCTCTGCCTCATCATGTACCTGATAATCCTCCTGGGAAATAGCATCCTCATTATCATCAGGATCCTGGATTCTCGCCTCCATACCcccatgtatttctttcttgGAAACCTCTCATTCTTGGACATCTGTTACACATCATTATCCATTCCTCCAATGCTTATTATATTTATGTCAGAGAGAAAATCCATCTCCTTCACTGTCTGTGCTCTGCTGATGGTTGTGTTCCTTGGCTTGGGCTCCACTGAGTGTGTCCTCCTGGCTGTGATGGCCTTTGACCGCTATGTGGCCATCTGCAACCCACTGAGGTACTCCATCATCAGGAACAGAGTGCTGTATGTGCAAATGGCTGCCTGGTCCTGGATCACAGGCTGTCTGACCTCCCTATTGCAAACAGTTCTGACAATGATACTGCATTTCTGTGGGAATAATGTCATTGATCATATTACCTGTGAAATCTTGGCCCTTCTAAAACTTGTTTGTTCAGATATCACCATCAATGTGCTTATCATGACAGTGACAAATATTGTTTTATTGGTGATTCCTCTACTGTTAATTTTCATCTCCTATATGTTTATTCTCTCTTCCGTCCTGATAATTAATTCTGCTGAGGGAAGAA ACTTTTCTACCTGTTCAGCGCACTCCATTGTGGTCATCTTACTCTATGGTTCAGCCCTTTTTATGTACATGAAACCCAAGTAAAAGAACACTAACACATCTGATGAGATTATTGGGCTGTCTTATGGAGTTGTAACCCCAATGTTAAATCCCATGATCTATAGCCTCAGGAATAAAGAGGTCAAAGAGGCTGTAAAGAAAGTCCTGAGCAGATATCTGCATTATTGA